A segment of the Melioribacteraceae bacterium 4301-Me genome:
GGAAAATGACTAAACAAATTTCTCAGTATTCTAACTTGGACAAAACTTACACAGGAATTATTACACTTGGAAAAACCACGCCCTCATTTGACTTGGAAACTGAGTTTGATTCAGAAAAACCATTAGATGATATTAAGGTTGATAACATATATCAAGCACGTAAAGAATTTTTAGGTGCTGTTAAACAGCAACCGCCTATTTATTCTGCAATTAAACATAAAGGGAAAACACTTTATAGCCTTGCAAGAAAAGGAATTGATGTCGAAAGGCAACCAAGAGAAGTTTTTATTTCAGAGTTCGAAATTCTTAATATAGATTTGCCCGACATTTATTTTAAAATCACGTGTTCTAAAGGAACTTATATAAGAGCATTGGCAAATGATTTTGGAAAAG
Coding sequences within it:
- the truB gene encoding tRNA pseudouridine(55) synthase TruB; translated protein: MITNKSKLEIMPNFQEGETILIDKELGSTSFDVVYKIRKITKVKKVGHAGTLDPLATGLLIICTGKMTKQISQYSNLDKTYTGIITLGKTTPSFDLETEFDSEKPLDDIKVDNIYQARKEFLGAVKQQPPIYSAIKHKGKTLYSLARKGIDVERQPREVFISEFEILNIDLPDIYFKITCSKGTYIRALANDFGKVLGCGAYLKKLRRIKIGDFLVSDALSVDGFKKMINQFLELNYENILRYS